The genomic region TTATCGTTATGCGCTCGAAGGATTTTTTGCCCGGGAAAGCAACTACTGGCTGGACAGCCTGGAAGCCTTTGCCCAGAATAATTCCAACATATTACCTGTTCTTAATGATGAAAATCTCTATATAGGATATGTAGAATTGAACGAAATGATCTCCTTATTTAAGGAAACACCTTTTTTACATGAGCCGGGAAATATCCTTGTGGTGGAAAAAGCATTCAAAGATTACACGCTTGGAGAGGTTAGCCAGATTGTAGAATCTAATAATGCGCATTTACTGGGCACTTTTGTTTCGAAGATAGAGAATGACATGGCTCAGATAACCCTTAAAATATCGCCATCTGGAATGACTGAGATCATTCAATCGTTCAGAAGATATGGGTACATCATTATTTCTGAACATCAGGAAGACACTTTCAACAAAAATTTAAAGGATAGATCAAAATATCTTGATAAATACCTGAATATATAAGTTTATGAAAATAGGTATTTACGGCCAGTTCTACCATGAAAATGCAGGTCATTATATTGCACAATTACTGAATCTACTTGACGA from Christiangramia sp. OXR-203 harbors:
- a CDS encoding CBS domain-containing protein, with translation MSLQEYILNDVEILSLSEKIGEVHRLFNQLTYTHLPVSEKGIYIGCISENDVRCFDNDKTLGDYRYALEGFFARESNYWLDSLEAFAQNNSNILPVLNDENLYIGYVELNEMISLFKETPFLHEPGNILVVEKAFKDYTLGEVSQIVESNNAHLLGTFVSKIENDMAQITLKISPSGMTEIIQSFRRYGYIIISEHQEDTFNKNLKDRSKYLDKYLNI